A genomic segment from Pseudoduganella chitinolytica encodes:
- a CDS encoding acid phosphatase, producing the protein MTDHNDSPANPSRRRLFGAATAAGVVGALPAMTAPAQAQAQAQAQAQAKTIAKGSLDAKLKAHVKNVVVIYLENRSFNNLFANFPGLAAPLADVPVERCRQRDVDGSILAELPKVWGGAVPVPQDIAGVRYELKEDDVKGLPNAPFALKDAAGKPLPEAVITRDLQHRFYQNQMQINGGKNDGFAAWTDAGGLVMGYYGETDKNLGLWQVAREFSLCDNFFMAAFGGSYLNHQFLVSGRTPEYFNAAQTKAKKKIAATADGIQGTRLALAPDSPTSALLGRAKFVNDGAITPDGYVVNTMSPPYQPSYVRPAPGGDPLLADPDDANTLPPQTYDTIGDLLSRKGVSWAWYGGAWQAALDAKGGGAKPNFQAHHQPFNYFANYAPGTAARARHLRDGGLGDSPISNRFLADVVAGKLPAVSFYKPQGNLNLHAGYSDIESGDQHIVNVLQHLRHSPQWQDMVVVVTFDENGGWWDHVAPPQGDRWGPGSRVPAIVVSPFAKKGAVDHSFYDTTSILRFITRLHGLPLLDGLAERNRAFAARGAQPPGDLTGALAFR; encoded by the coding sequence GTGACGGACCATAACGATTCCCCTGCCAATCCATCGCGCCGCCGCCTGTTCGGCGCGGCCACCGCCGCCGGCGTCGTCGGCGCCCTGCCGGCCATGACAGCGCCGGCGCAGGCACAGGCGCAGGCGCAGGCGCAGGCGCAGGCCAAGACTATCGCAAAGGGTTCGCTGGACGCCAAGCTGAAGGCGCACGTGAAGAACGTGGTCGTCATCTACCTGGAGAACCGCAGCTTCAACAACCTGTTCGCCAATTTCCCCGGCCTGGCCGCGCCCTTGGCGGACGTGCCGGTCGAACGCTGCCGCCAGCGCGACGTCGACGGCAGCATCCTGGCCGAACTGCCGAAGGTCTGGGGTGGCGCCGTGCCGGTGCCGCAGGATATCGCCGGCGTGCGCTACGAGCTGAAGGAAGACGACGTCAAAGGCCTGCCGAACGCCCCGTTCGCGCTGAAGGACGCCGCGGGCAAGCCGCTGCCGGAAGCCGTCATCACACGCGACCTGCAGCACCGCTTCTACCAGAACCAGATGCAGATCAACGGCGGCAAGAACGACGGCTTCGCCGCCTGGACCGACGCGGGCGGCCTCGTCATGGGCTACTACGGCGAGACGGACAAGAACCTGGGCCTGTGGCAGGTGGCACGCGAATTCTCGCTGTGCGACAACTTCTTCATGGCGGCCTTCGGCGGCTCCTACCTGAACCACCAGTTCCTGGTCTCGGGCCGCACGCCGGAGTACTTCAACGCCGCGCAGACGAAGGCGAAGAAGAAGATCGCCGCCACCGCCGACGGCATCCAGGGCACGCGCCTGGCGCTGGCGCCGGACTCGCCGACGTCCGCGCTGCTGGGTCGCGCCAAGTTCGTCAACGACGGCGCCATCACGCCGGACGGCTACGTGGTCAACACGATGTCGCCGCCCTACCAGCCCAGCTACGTGCGCCCGGCGCCGGGCGGCGACCCGCTGCTGGCCGATCCGGACGACGCCAACACGCTGCCGCCGCAGACCTACGACACGATCGGCGACCTGCTGTCGCGCAAGGGCGTGTCGTGGGCCTGGTACGGCGGCGCATGGCAGGCCGCGCTGGATGCGAAAGGCGGCGGCGCCAAGCCGAACTTCCAGGCGCACCACCAGCCGTTCAACTACTTCGCCAACTACGCGCCGGGCACGGCGGCACGCGCGCGCCACCTGCGCGACGGTGGCCTGGGCGACAGCCCGATTTCCAATCGCTTCCTGGCCGACGTGGTGGCAGGCAAGCTGCCCGCCGTCAGCTTCTACAAGCCGCAGGGGAACCTGAACCTGCATGCCGGTTACTCGGACATCGAGTCGGGCGACCAGCACATCGTCAACGTGCTGCAGCACCTGCGCCATTCGCCCCAATGGCAGGACATGGTGGTGGTCGTCACCTTCGACGAGAACGGCGGCTGGTGGGACCACGTGGCGCCGCCGCAGGGCGACCGCTGGGGTCCGGGCTCGCGCGTGCCGGCGATCGTCGTGTCGCCGTTCGCGAAGAAAGGCGCGGTCGACCATAGCTTCTACGACACCACGTCGATCCTGCGCTTCATCACCCGCCTGCACGGCCTGCCGCTGCTGGACGGCCTGGCCGAACGCAACCGCGCGTTTGCCGCGCGCGGCGCGCAGCCGCCGGGCGACCTGACCGGGGCACTGGCCTTCCGTTGA
- a CDS encoding class I SAM-dependent methyltransferase: MQAPDTTPRLHWTEQGEPRSARWHSEAGMPPPKKVIVADDTTNADTAYRLACEGTALLWRGDFHNARQLLQALARRADHKHGKGKKKAPKVAATPSEAFHLHRQAQSQRARTLAMLLIPIDAGYTIPLRRAPDVRLACNEAYGRGDDAFIISLRELQGLIGAHEWRKAGVEIPALDARIHPHYGVFSPVRGEYVQLVAEAPLPRGAQALAFDIGAGTGVLSAVLARRGVRRVIATDMDRRALSCARDNIVRLELDEQVELLEADLFPPGRAPLVVCNPPWVPARPGSSIESAIYDPDSRMLKGFLAGLKDHLAEGGEGWLILSDLAEHLGLRPRAQLLEWIEQAGLQVLGRQDVRPVHPRATDATDPLHAARSAEVTSLWRLGAA; the protein is encoded by the coding sequence ATGCAAGCACCCGATACCACGCCCCGCCTCCACTGGACCGAACAGGGCGAGCCGCGCAGCGCACGCTGGCACTCGGAGGCCGGCATGCCGCCGCCAAAGAAAGTCATCGTCGCGGACGACACGACCAATGCCGACACGGCCTACCGCCTGGCCTGCGAAGGCACGGCGCTGCTGTGGCGCGGCGACTTCCACAACGCGCGCCAGCTGCTGCAGGCGCTGGCGCGCCGCGCCGACCACAAGCACGGCAAGGGCAAGAAGAAGGCGCCCAAGGTAGCGGCCACGCCGAGCGAGGCGTTCCACCTGCACCGCCAGGCCCAGTCGCAACGGGCCCGCACGCTGGCCATGCTGCTCATTCCCATCGACGCGGGCTACACGATCCCGCTGCGCCGCGCGCCGGACGTGCGGCTGGCCTGCAACGAAGCCTATGGCCGGGGCGACGACGCGTTCATCATCTCGCTGCGCGAGCTGCAAGGCCTGATCGGCGCACACGAGTGGCGCAAGGCTGGTGTCGAGATTCCCGCGCTGGACGCACGCATCCACCCGCACTACGGCGTGTTCTCGCCGGTGCGCGGCGAATACGTGCAACTGGTGGCGGAGGCGCCGCTGCCGCGCGGCGCGCAGGCGCTGGCGTTCGACATCGGCGCCGGCACGGGCGTGCTGTCGGCGGTGCTGGCGCGGCGCGGCGTGCGCCGCGTCATCGCGACCGACATGGACCGCCGCGCGCTGTCCTGCGCGCGCGACAACATCGTCCGCCTGGAGTTGGACGAACAAGTGGAGCTGCTGGAAGCGGACCTGTTCCCGCCCGGGCGCGCGCCGCTCGTCGTGTGCAACCCGCCGTGGGTACCGGCGCGTCCCGGCTCGTCGATCGAAAGCGCCATCTACGATCCGGACAGCCGCATGCTGAAAGGCTTCCTGGCAGGCCTGAAGGACCACCTGGCCGAGGGCGGCGAGGGCTGGCTGATCCTGTCCGACCTGGCCGAGCACCTGGGCCTGCGCCCGCGCGCGCAACTGCTGGAATGGATCGAACAGGCCGGCCTGCAGGTGCTGGGTCGCCAGGACGTGCGCCCGGTCCACCCGCGCGCCACCGATGCGACCGATCCGCTGCACGCGGCCCGCTCCGCCGAGGTGACGTCGCTGTGGCGCCTGGGCGCAGCGTGA
- a CDS encoding AAA family ATPase, which produces MKILRIGGKNLASLADEFSVDFGGEPLASSGLFAISGPTGAGKSTLLDALCLALYDRTPRLVHARGKTPDVGEPISSDDPRTLLRRGTPEGYAEVDFVGNDGNAYRARWSVRRARTRAAGALQPTAMTLHTLPQLQPLGATKTEVKQEIELRIGLNFEQFTRAVLLAQNEFATFLKSQDDERGVLLETLTGSTIYSDISRRAHERQKQELHKLQQLRDRLADQQPLSGEQRAETQRLAQEADAALAALDMRRGALEADLRWHEQAVRLAQGIDEARAVLAQRGADVAAAAPRHAALARYDAVQEARPLHDEIVRLATEAAQARAGTTRCEQEAEQARLAQEAAATAAQQLQAVLAEAESAQAAAAPQLDQAKALDARIEAMQPAHAQARAARDAAVAVVTQAAAALSDKRNDRRKLQEAQQFGHNWLAEHRHWAALGQQWTRWDALFAQAGRALGQADAFRAKLEQARAGMTQQRDAETAARDQLEAAAQRAQALLAQRDAAMQSLAAFDAEAQRQRRVAIERRRTALAAGDKAWLDLAARTARAAALDGQGAQLRATLAQAQERLAQAQQDHAARKAALAQAERALALAEAACGDSVEALRETLEDGVPCPVCGAEDHPYHGNDKLHALLAQLRQDVAQGRAALDLLIEHGATQRALVNGSTAQLAQVDSERAALADALATAQQRWHAAQEAIAAAGDDAAPADGVEAWFAARLADAAAGLQALEQDEAALRRAAAARDTVQRAYDEAMAAQGKWQAAAANAATALAQAAAQLEGLQSQYLDAQARLDALLEELEPAFDGIEQDGDWKEAWRAHPDHFHALRQAEGRQWLTQHAAIDERAVALAALEVELNALHEAHGKAASDEQAARATFAAADEALQQARTQRLALWNGTPVGEVEARLRAACEAARTRLQAQQDAAQQAAQQRTRCDEALAHGRRRIVELEEASAVATARLAAWLEQFQQARTEPDLFAPAPDVGIGSLDELRELLAHPLDALRAERQSLQALEHAAAQARTVLHEREAQCARHRESAPGDATQTMETLRELLQALATERHAAHEQATGYRLALAHDDERRRRASDVLADIERQEATERKWARLSELIGSADGKKFRNYAQQFTLDVLLGYANAHLGQLAPRYQLQRIDNPTQPSLGLLVRDLHMGDDMRSVHSLSGGESFLVSLALALGLASLSSNRVRVESLFIDEGFGSLDAETLRVAMDALDNLQSMGRKVGVISHVQEMTERIATRISVLPGAGGRSVVSVH; this is translated from the coding sequence ATGAAGATCCTGCGCATTGGCGGCAAGAACCTGGCTTCGCTGGCCGACGAATTCTCGGTGGATTTCGGCGGCGAGCCGCTGGCGTCAAGCGGGCTGTTCGCCATCAGCGGCCCCACCGGCGCCGGCAAGAGCACGTTGCTGGACGCACTGTGCCTGGCCTTGTACGACCGCACGCCGCGCCTGGTGCACGCGCGCGGCAAGACGCCGGACGTGGGCGAGCCGATCTCCTCGGACGACCCGCGCACGCTGCTGCGGCGCGGCACGCCGGAGGGTTACGCGGAAGTGGATTTCGTCGGCAACGACGGCAACGCCTACCGGGCGCGCTGGAGCGTGCGCCGCGCCCGCACGCGCGCGGCCGGCGCGCTGCAGCCGACCGCGATGACGCTGCACACGCTGCCGCAATTGCAGCCGCTGGGCGCCACCAAGACGGAGGTGAAGCAGGAGATCGAACTGCGCATCGGGCTGAACTTCGAGCAGTTCACCCGCGCCGTGCTGCTGGCGCAGAACGAGTTCGCCACGTTCCTGAAATCGCAGGACGACGAGCGCGGCGTGCTGCTGGAGACGCTGACCGGCAGCACGATCTACAGCGACATCTCGCGGCGTGCGCACGAGCGCCAGAAGCAGGAGCTGCACAAGCTGCAGCAGTTGCGCGACCGCCTGGCCGACCAGCAGCCGCTGTCTGGCGAGCAGCGCGCCGAAACGCAGCGGCTGGCGCAGGAGGCCGATGCGGCACTGGCCGCGCTCGACATGCGCCGCGGCGCGCTGGAGGCGGACCTGCGCTGGCACGAGCAGGCCGTGCGGCTGGCGCAAGGCATCGACGAAGCGCGTGCCGTACTGGCGCAACGCGGCGCCGACGTGGCCGCCGCGGCCCCGCGCCATGCCGCCCTGGCGCGCTACGATGCCGTGCAGGAGGCCAGGCCGCTGCACGACGAGATCGTGCGGCTGGCGACGGAAGCCGCGCAGGCCCGGGCCGGCACCACCCGCTGCGAGCAGGAAGCGGAACAGGCCCGCCTGGCGCAGGAAGCGGCGGCAACCGCCGCACAACAACTGCAGGCTGTGCTGGCCGAGGCCGAAAGCGCGCAGGCCGCCGCGGCCCCGCAGCTGGACCAGGCCAAGGCGCTGGATGCGCGGATCGAGGCCATGCAACCGGCCCATGCGCAAGCCCGGGCCGCGCGCGATGCCGCCGTTGCCGTCGTCACGCAGGCCGCGGCCGCGCTGAGCGACAAGCGCAACGACCGCCGCAAGCTGCAGGAAGCGCAGCAGTTCGGCCACAACTGGCTGGCCGAGCACCGCCATTGGGCCGCGCTGGGCCAGCAATGGACGCGCTGGGACGCGCTGTTCGCCCAGGCCGGCCGCGCGCTGGGGCAGGCCGATGCCTTCCGCGCCAAGCTGGAACAGGCGCGCGCCGGCATGACGCAGCAGCGCGATGCCGAGACGGCCGCGCGCGACCAGCTGGAAGCGGCTGCGCAGCGGGCCCAGGCCCTGCTGGCGCAACGCGACGCGGCCATGCAGTCACTGGCGGCCTTCGACGCCGAAGCGCAGCGGCAGCGTCGCGTCGCCATCGAGCGGCGTCGCACCGCGCTCGCGGCCGGCGACAAGGCGTGGCTGGACCTGGCGGCAAGGACGGCCCGCGCGGCCGCGCTGGATGGGCAAGGCGCGCAATTGCGTGCCACCCTGGCGCAGGCGCAAGAGCGGCTGGCGCAGGCGCAGCAGGACCATGCGGCGCGCAAGGCGGCCCTGGCGCAGGCCGAGCGCGCGCTGGCACTGGCCGAAGCGGCCTGCGGCGACAGCGTCGAGGCGCTGCGCGAGACGCTGGAGGATGGCGTGCCCTGCCCTGTCTGCGGCGCAGAAGACCATCCCTATCATGGCAACGACAAGTTGCATGCGCTGCTGGCCCAGTTGCGGCAGGACGTTGCGCAAGGGCGCGCCGCGTTGGACCTGCTGATCGAGCACGGCGCCACCCAGCGCGCGCTGGTCAACGGCAGCACCGCGCAGCTGGCGCAGGTGGACAGCGAGCGGGCCGCGCTGGCGGACGCCCTGGCCACGGCGCAGCAGCGCTGGCATGCGGCGCAGGAAGCCATCGCGGCGGCCGGCGACGACGCAGCACCGGCCGATGGCGTCGAAGCGTGGTTTGCCGCACGGCTGGCCGATGCGGCGGCCGGCCTGCAGGCGCTGGAGCAGGACGAGGCGGCGCTGCGGCGCGCGGCCGCCGCGCGCGATACCGTGCAACGCGCCTATGACGAAGCGATGGCGGCGCAAGGCAAATGGCAGGCCGCCGCCGCCAATGCGGCGACGGCGCTGGCGCAGGCGGCGGCCCAGCTGGAAGGGCTGCAGTCGCAGTACCTGGACGCGCAAGCCCGGCTCGATGCGCTGCTGGAGGAGCTGGAACCGGCCTTCGACGGCATCGAGCAGGATGGCGACTGGAAAGAAGCATGGCGCGCCCACCCGGACCACTTCCACGCGCTGCGCCAGGCCGAGGGCCGCCAGTGGCTGACGCAGCACGCGGCCATCGACGAGCGCGCCGTCGCCCTGGCCGCGCTGGAGGTCGAACTGAACGCGCTGCACGAGGCGCACGGCAAGGCCGCGTCGGACGAGCAAGCGGCCCGCGCCACCTTTGCCGCGGCCGACGAGGCGCTGCAGCAGGCCCGCACCCAGCGCCTGGCGCTGTGGAACGGCACGCCGGTGGGCGAGGTGGAGGCGCGCCTGCGCGCGGCCTGCGAGGCGGCGCGCACGCGCCTGCAGGCGCAGCAGGATGCGGCGCAACAAGCGGCGCAGCAGCGCACCCGCTGCGACGAGGCGCTGGCGCACGGTCGCCGCCGCATCGTCGAACTGGAAGAAGCCAGTGCCGTCGCGACGGCGCGCCTGGCCGCCTGGCTGGAGCAATTCCAGCAGGCGCGCACGGAACCCGACCTGTTTGCGCCCGCGCCGGATGTCGGCATCGGTTCGCTGGACGAGCTGCGCGAGCTGCTGGCCCATCCGCTCGACGCCCTGCGCGCCGAGCGGCAGTCCCTGCAAGCGCTGGAACACGCGGCCGCGCAGGCCCGCACCGTGCTGCACGAGCGCGAAGCGCAGTGCGCCAGGCACCGCGAGTCAGCGCCGGGCGACGCCACGCAGACCATGGAAACGCTGCGCGAGCTGCTGCAGGCCCTGGCCACCGAGCGCCATGCGGCGCACGAGCAGGCGACGGGTTACCGCCTGGCGCTGGCGCACGACGACGAGCGCCGCCGCCGCGCCAGCGACGTGCTGGCCGATATCGAACGGCAGGAAGCCACCGAACGCAAGTGGGCGCGCCTGAGCGAATTGATCGGCTCGGCCGACGGCAAGAAGTTCCGCAACTACGCCCAGCAGTTCACGCTGGACGTGCTGCTGGGCTACGCCAACGCCCACCTGGGCCAGTTGGCGCCGCGCTATCAGCTGCAACGCATCGACAACCCCACCCAGCCGTCGCTGGGCCTCCTGGTGCGCGACCTGCACATGGGCGACGACATGCGCTCCGTGCACTCGCTGTCGGGCGGCGAGTCGTTCCTCGTGTCGCTGGCACTGGCGCTGGGCCTGGCCTCGCTGTCGTCCAACCGGGTACGGGTGGAATCGCTGTTCATCGACGAGGGCTTCGGCAGCCTGGACGCGGAAACGCTGCGGGTGGCGATGGACGCGCTGGACAACCTGCAATCGATGGGCCGCAAGGTTGGCGTCATCTCGCACGTGCAGGAGATGACGGAGCGGATCGCCACGCGCATCTCGGTGCTGCCGGGCGCGGGCGGGCGCAGCGTGGTGAGCGTGCACTGA
- a CDS encoding exonuclease SbcCD subunit D C-terminal domain-containing protein, which produces MRLLHTSDWHLGQSLHNFDRHYEHQCFLDWLLETIEAEQADALLIAGDVFDNANPSAASQRQLYRFLQQARARAPGLDIVVTAGNHDSPGRIEAPGPLLEAHGTQVIGHVQRDGDGTIDIGRMVVPLTNRAGAVAAWCLAVPFLRPADVPRAGQEGAEAVDGYLAGIAELYAQAQAHALALRQPGQAIVAMGHCHMVDGQMSADSERRIVIGGTEMLPAGMFGADVAYAALGHLHLAQQIGRHGHIRYSGSPIPLSFSEVHYQHQVLRIDLDGGALQDVVPIPVPRAVHLLRVPSRPAPLAQVLDELEALDFPPAPAYAQPFVEVRVLLDAPEPGLRSRIEAALEGKHVRLAKIDTASAARGPSLVDAAVSLDQLAQLQPDEVFARLYRQKYGNEAPPDQVAAFAELLLAGV; this is translated from the coding sequence ATGCGCCTGCTGCACACCTCGGACTGGCACCTCGGCCAGTCGCTCCACAACTTCGACCGCCACTATGAACACCAGTGCTTCCTGGACTGGCTGCTCGAGACGATCGAGGCAGAACAGGCCGATGCGCTCTTGATCGCGGGCGACGTGTTCGACAACGCCAACCCGTCGGCCGCCTCGCAGCGCCAGCTGTACCGCTTCCTGCAGCAGGCCCGCGCGCGCGCGCCCGGCCTGGACATCGTCGTCACGGCCGGCAACCACGATTCGCCCGGCCGCATCGAGGCACCGGGGCCCCTGCTGGAAGCGCACGGGACCCAGGTGATCGGCCACGTGCAGCGCGATGGCGACGGCACGATCGATATCGGCCGCATGGTCGTGCCGCTGACGAACCGCGCCGGCGCCGTGGCGGCATGGTGCCTGGCGGTGCCGTTCCTGCGCCCGGCCGACGTGCCGCGCGCGGGGCAGGAAGGCGCGGAGGCGGTGGACGGCTACCTGGCCGGCATCGCCGAGCTGTACGCGCAGGCACAGGCCCACGCGCTGGCGCTGCGCCAGCCGGGCCAGGCCATCGTCGCGATGGGCCATTGCCACATGGTGGACGGGCAGATGTCGGCCGACTCGGAGCGCCGCATCGTCATCGGCGGCACCGAGATGCTGCCGGCCGGGATGTTCGGGGCCGACGTCGCCTACGCCGCGCTGGGCCACCTGCATTTGGCGCAGCAGATCGGCCGGCATGGCCACATCCGCTACAGCGGCAGCCCGATCCCGCTGTCGTTCTCGGAAGTGCACTACCAGCACCAGGTGCTGCGCATCGACCTCGATGGCGGCGCGCTGCAGGACGTGGTGCCGATCCCCGTGCCGCGCGCCGTGCACCTGCTGCGGGTGCCGTCCCGCCCCGCCCCGCTGGCGCAGGTGCTGGACGAACTGGAAGCGCTGGACTTCCCGCCCGCGCCGGCCTACGCGCAGCCGTTCGTCGAAGTGCGCGTGCTGCTCGATGCGCCCGAACCGGGCCTGCGTTCGCGCATCGAGGCGGCGCTCGAAGGCAAACACGTGCGCCTGGCGAAGATCGACACGGCCAGCGCCGCGCGCGGCCCTTCGCTGGTGGACGCCGCCGTCTCGCTGGACCAGCTGGCGCAGCTGCAGCCGGACGAGGTGTTCGCGCGGCTGTACCGCCAGAAGTACGGCAACGAGGCGCCGCCCGACCAGGTGGCCGCGTTTGCCGAACTGCTGCTGGCGGGAGTGTAG
- a CDS encoding diguanylate cyclase domain-containing protein, whose product MWTAVLYQLRQERASAWEEGVLHAHEQARTLAENVTFLLRQADHAAQLFQVKFEETGGALRLAEFTRPNGALASLVPPRLEMPVALYGRDGHLADSLHGTFDGNVAAQPFFRALAAGAGDTVRFDTPSAGPAWHIRIARRLNDAGGRFAGVIVLLADPNWFIDDYDRVQTAPGGLVLLQSAASGVATARVDERLYGAVPLRFNAGAQVEEAVLRTPLDGVARLYARRALPRYGLQAVVGHTLDSAMARARRQGYLYLGAVTAASLLVLGFTTLLTQQNRRLARSMQAANEAQRQLRAAVDASLDALFLLKAHRSGGAIDDFLLADVNERGAAMMGHPRAELLGHPMGELVPAWRSEGFIDKYRAVLATGQPLEEEFETRTGEPRWLHHQIVAIDDGVAVTLRDITPVRRSVMALRENEARLRTIADNMPAMIAYVDRDEIYRFHNRSYGQEFARRGIEAIGRPAREVLGERRYAELLPHIRRAQAGEAVRFEEDDGERSFEVMYIPQPDEDGRRVIGFHVVRNDVTAQKTEQRRLVKLAQVDPLTGLANRAGFQHRLQEAMQQCRAQRALMALMYLDVDRFKPVNDTHGHAVGDALLRAFGGRLVHALRAGDMVARLGGDEFTIVMEGVRRPEDALGTAAKIVRAMQAPFDLDGVTVHISTSIGLTFYRDAELAPAQLLQRADQLLYEAKQAGRNTFRADPAFAAAPTAVPATWDAEAGAA is encoded by the coding sequence ATGTGGACCGCCGTGCTGTACCAGCTGCGCCAGGAACGCGCCAGCGCCTGGGAGGAAGGGGTACTGCATGCGCACGAACAGGCCCGCACGCTGGCCGAGAACGTCACTTTCCTGTTGCGCCAGGCCGACCATGCGGCCCAGCTGTTCCAGGTCAAGTTCGAGGAAACCGGCGGTGCGCTGCGGCTGGCCGAGTTCACCCGCCCCAACGGCGCGCTGGCCTCCCTGGTGCCCCCACGGCTGGAAATGCCGGTGGCGCTGTACGGCCGGGACGGCCACCTGGCCGACAGCCTGCATGGCACCTTCGACGGCAACGTGGCGGCACAGCCGTTTTTCCGCGCGCTGGCCGCGGGCGCCGGCGACACGGTCCGCTTCGACACGCCGTCCGCCGGACCGGCCTGGCACATCCGCATAGCGCGCCGCCTGAACGACGCCGGCGGCCGCTTTGCCGGCGTCATCGTGCTGCTGGCCGACCCCAACTGGTTCATCGACGACTACGACCGCGTGCAGACGGCGCCCGGCGGGCTGGTGCTGCTGCAAAGCGCGGCAAGCGGCGTGGCCACGGCCCGCGTCGACGAACGCCTGTACGGTGCCGTTCCCCTGCGTTTCAACGCTGGCGCGCAGGTCGAGGAAGCGGTCCTGCGCACCCCGCTCGACGGCGTGGCGCGCCTGTACGCCCGCCGTGCGCTGCCCCGCTACGGCCTGCAGGCGGTGGTCGGCCACACGCTGGACAGTGCGATGGCCCGGGCGCGGCGCCAGGGTTACCTGTACCTCGGCGCGGTCACGGCGGCCTCCCTCCTGGTGCTGGGCTTCACGACCCTGCTGACGCAGCAGAACCGCCGGCTGGCACGCAGCATGCAGGCCGCCAACGAGGCCCAGCGCCAGCTGCGCGCGGCGGTGGACGCCAGCCTCGATGCCCTGTTCCTGCTGAAGGCGCACCGCAGCGGGGGCGCCATCGACGACTTCCTGCTGGCGGACGTCAACGAGCGCGGCGCGGCCATGATGGGCCATCCGCGCGCGGAGCTGCTGGGCCACCCGATGGGCGAGCTGGTGCCCGCCTGGCGCAGCGAAGGATTCATCGACAAGTACCGCGCCGTGCTGGCGACCGGGCAGCCGCTCGAGGAGGAATTCGAGACCCGCACGGGCGAGCCGCGCTGGCTGCACCACCAGATCGTCGCCATCGACGACGGCGTCGCCGTCACGCTGCGCGACATCACGCCCGTGCGCCGGTCGGTCATGGCCCTGCGCGAGAACGAGGCGCGGCTGCGCACGATCGCCGACAACATGCCGGCCATGATCGCCTACGTGGACCGGGACGAGATCTACCGCTTCCACAACCGCAGCTACGGGCAGGAGTTCGCGCGCCGCGGCATCGAGGCCATCGGGCGGCCGGCGCGCGAGGTGCTGGGCGAGCGGCGCTACGCCGAGCTGCTGCCGCACATCCGGCGCGCCCAGGCCGGCGAGGCCGTGCGTTTCGAGGAGGACGACGGCGAGCGCAGCTTCGAGGTGATGTACATCCCCCAGCCGGACGAGGACGGCCGCCGCGTCATCGGCTTCCACGTGGTGCGCAATGACGTCACGGCGCAGAAGACGGAGCAGCGCCGGCTGGTCAAGCTGGCGCAGGTGGACCCGCTGACCGGGCTGGCCAACCGGGCCGGCTTCCAGCACCGGCTGCAGGAAGCCATGCAGCAGTGCCGCGCGCAGCGCGCCTTGATGGCGCTGATGTACCTGGACGTGGATCGCTTCAAGCCCGTCAACGACACCCATGGGCATGCCGTCGGCGACGCGCTGCTGAGGGCGTTCGGGGGGCGCCTGGTGCATGCGCTGCGGGCCGGCGACATGGTGGCGCGCCTCGGTGGCGACGAGTTCACGATCGTCATGGAGGGCGTACGCCGGCCGGAGGACGCGCTGGGCACGGCCGCCAAGATCGTGCGCGCCATGCAGGCGCCATTCGACCTGGACGGCGTCACGGTACACATCTCGACCAGCATCGGCCTGACCTTCTACCGCGATGCCGAGCTGGCGCCGGCGCAGCTGCTGCAGCGCGCCGACCAGCTGCTGTACGAGGCCAAGCAGGCCGGCCGCAACACGTTCCGGGCCGATCCCGCGTTCGCCGCCGCCCCCACCGCCGTGCCCGCGACGTGGGACGCCGAGGCGGGCGCCGCGTGA